From Curtobacterium sp. MCBA15_012:
GCTGCGCGGGCGGCTCCTGCTCGTTCCAGATCGCGCTGAGCCCGACGACCCGGGCGTCCGGCAGCAGACGGTGCACCTCGGCGACGAGCTGGTCGGTGCGGCTCGTGACCACGGCGTCGTCGACCCCGAGGTCGTTCGAGCTCGCCTGGACGAACACGACCTCGGGGCGCAGGTCGGCGGCCCGGCGGACGAGCGTCTGGTATGCGCTCGCGCACTGGTCCTCGTCCCCCTCCGTGACCACGCCGGCGCCGTCGCACGAGAAGTTCGTCAGCTGCCAGTGCTCCTTGCGGGCGAGGGTGGCCGGCCAGGCCTGCTCGGCGCTCAACCCGTGGCCGCCGCTGATCGAGTCGCCGATCACGACGATGCGCTCGCCGCGGGCCTCGTCCCACGGCCGGAGCACGGCGGACGAGTGGGTGGACGAGGCGGCGACGGAGCGGTCCTCGGCGCAGCCGACGAGCAGCCCGGTCACCGCGAGGGCCACGGCCCCGACGGCGAGCAGCCGACGTCGGGGGCGCGTCCGGGGACGCGGGGCGGGGTCGCCGGATCGGCGGGGTGTGGTGGGGGTCACGAGGCGTGAAGGTACGCCGTGGCGGGCACCCCGGGACGGCTCGGCGGCTGCCGGTCCGCACAGGCACCGGC
This genomic window contains:
- a CDS encoding SGNH/GDSL hydrolase family protein, which codes for MTPTTPRRSGDPAPRPRTRPRRRLLAVGAVALAVTGLLVGCAEDRSVAASSTHSSAVLRPWDEARGERIVVIGDSISGGHGLSAEQAWPATLARKEHWQLTNFSCDGAGVVTEGDEDQCASAYQTLVRRAADLRPEVVFVQASSNDLGVDDAVVTSRTDQLVAEVHRLLPDARVVGLSAIWNEQEPPAQLAVISHAMHRAVRRDGGTYVDIGEPLRGHPAWMQSDDVHPTVRGQQAIQESVEAAFKRDHLRF